ACAGAGCAGCGAAAAAGAAAAGCGCGGCATCGGGCGTAGTGATAAATGCATATACATTCAATACCAGGGTAGCTGCATAAAGCAGGATAAACCACCGGACCTTTTGCAGGTAGTTCGGAAGCCCTCTGTAAATAAGCGGAATAGAAAAGGTGGATAATAGAATGGTTCCAAGGCGGGTAAAGAACGGGCCATGTCCCAGGGATTCTCCCAGCCGTATAAAAAGCGTAACCATCGGCGGGTGGTCGAAGTAACCCCATTGCAGGTGTTGTGATAACATCCAGTAATAGGCCTCATCTCCGTCGATACCCAGGAAAGCAGCCTGCAGGCTGTTGATAATAAACCACAGGATCATAAAACCCGCGAGCAACCGGCTTTCGCTGGTTCTTGTTTGGGTGAATTCCGCGCTGCCGGAAGAAAGGGAAGAAGCTATGTCTGTATGTGCAGGCATAATAGGGATGTCTGTTTTTGCGAAAATACTAAATAAGACTGAAGCACTTCTTATGGTTATGTTATGTTGTTGTGCGGGGTAACAAAATGGTGTGGTTCTAAATACCATGAAGCATGGGATGAAAGACAGGAAGAAAAATGCTTGTTGCCTTGTCTTTCTGTATGCTTTGTGTCCTTTAGGCTTTGCGGCTTCTTTTAATGACCATATCCCAGCGAAATACTGATGCCGATGATCATCATAACAATTAGGGTGATCGTCACATATAGGTAATCTTTTTCAATCATGAACGAGAAAAATGACAATACCAGGCGTGCTGCAGGTGTCAGAAAAAGCAGGATGATTCCTGAAAATATAATGGCCCTGCCGCTGCCCACTTTAATGCCGGTGATGATTTCCTTGATCAGTTGCCCGATATGCCTGTCGTTTTCGATGAAGCTGCTGTATTGAGCGGGCTCATGGCCATGTCGCAACAGGTAGATGATGCCACCGACTGCACCAACGCTCAGGGCCAGCCATACGCCGTAACGGAGCAGGTTGCCTACAATGGTCTGCAATGTTTTATCGGAGAAACGGTTTCTCTGCATCATGGGTTTAAATTTTTCCGGCGATGCCGTGATAAATCATATTAAGGGCCAATACCAGGATGATCACAGCAAAAAACAACCGGAGCTTTTTGGGGTTAGACCGGATCAGGATCCTGGACCCGGAGATGGAGCCGAAGAGCACTCCGATCATCGTGGGCATGCAAATACCCGGCTGCACATATCCTTTTTGTAAATAGATCACTGTGCTGGCAATGGCCGTTACGCCCATCATAAAATTGCTGGTGGTGGTAGATACCTTAAACGGGATGCGCATGATGTTATCCATTGCAATTACCTTGAAAGCGCCGGATCCGATACCCAACAGGCCCGACATCATGCCTGCAATCCCCATCATTCCAAAGCCTCCCAATACATTCCTGGTGCCATACCGGATCTGCCGGCCACCGGCGTCAGGATAACTGCCATCCAGTCTTAGTTTCCGGGCAAGCGGACTGCTTTGTGTTAAAACCTGTTCTTCCTTTTTTCGCAGGGAGTTGATTGAGGAAAAGATCAGAGTGAGTCCGAACAGTACAGCGATGAATGAACCGGGTGCAATAGTAGAAATGAGGGCTCCGCAAACAGCGCCGGTGGTGGTGGCAATTTCAAGGAAGATGCCCAGCCGCATATTGGTAATGCCTTCCCGTACATAGGCGGCGGCCGATCCGGAAGATGTGGCGATCACAGAAACCAGCGCGGCACCAACGGCATAATGAATGTCGACCCCCAGGCCGATCGTAAGCAACGGAATGATGATAATACCGCCTCCCAGACCGGATAAGGAGCCGATCAATCCGGCCACAAAGGCGCCCAGCAACATGATGCATGTAAATGCGAGTATGGTCATTTGTAAAAAATCGGTGAGCGAATATTTCGAAGGTAGGAAGAAATCGTTAAGGACCTGTACCCGATTGATAAACGGCGGATGGCTGCCGGCAAAAAAAAATGGGGTTAACTAACCCCATTTACCTCAACTTCTTTATTGATCTTCTGGATCAGGCCCTGTAATACTTTACCAGGTCCGGCTTCCGTAAACCGGGTAGCGCCGTTGGCGATCATCGACTGTATACTCTGTGTCCACCGCACTGCACCGGTAAGCTGGGCAATCAGGTTTTCTTTGATTTCTTCTTTATCCATTACCGGTTTGGCGACTACGTTCTGGTAGATAGGGCAAACCGGCTGATGAAAAGCTGTTTTTTCTATAGCTTCCTGCAGCTCTTTCCGTGCCGGCTCCATCAGGGGAGAGTGAAAAGCGCCGCCCACAGGCAACACCAAGGCCCGCTTGGCTCCGGCTGCCTTCATGCGTTCAACTGCTATTTCAATACCTTTAATCGTTCCGCTAATCACCAGCTGGCCCGGGCAGTTGTAGTTTGCAGCCACAACGATTTCCCCGGTTTCGTCCTGGATCGCTTTACAGATCTCCTCAACTTTTTCATCTGGCAGGTTCAATACAGCAGCCATCGTGGAAGGCTGCAGCTCGCAGGCATGCTGCATGGCGTTGGCCCGTACGGCTACCAGTTGCAGCGCATCTTCGAATGCCAGCACATTGTTGGCTACCAATGCCGAAAATTCACCGAGGGAGTGTCCCGCAACCATATCGGGCCGGTTGTTCTCCATTACCTTATAGGCTACAATGGAATGTAAAAACACCGCCGGTTGCGTCACTTTTGTTTCCTTCAGTTCTTCTGCAGTTCCTGTAAACATGATGTCGGAAAGACGGAACCCTAAGATTTCATTGCCTTGTTCAAACAATTTCTTCGCGAACGCATTGTTTTCATAATGCTCTTTTCCCATCCCGGTAAATTGCGATCCCTGTCCGGGAAAAACCACTGCCTGTTTCATATTCACTTATTTATTTTGGTTCGTTTTCTTTAACTTAATCGTGCACTGATGAGCTTTAAAAATTCGCTCCGCGTAGAGTTCTTCTGAAACTCGCCGTCAAATGCAGAAGTGGTGGTTTCCGAATTCTGCTTTTGAACGCCCCGCATCATCATGCAAAGGTGCTTTGCTTCAATTACTACCGCCACCCCCAGCGGATTTAATGTTTCCTTAATAGCGTTCATGATCTGTACCGTAAGGCGTTCCTGTACCTGCAGGCGGCGCGAATATACATCTACGACCCGCGCTATTTTGCTCAGGCCGGTGATCCAGCCATTGGGGATGTAGGCTACATGTGCTCTTCCAAAGAAAGGAAGCATGTGGTGTTCACAAAGGCTGTACAGTTCAATATCCTTTACAATGATCATTTCGCTTACATCTTCATGAAATTTCGCAGAATTGATGATCTCATGCGCATCCAAATGGTAGCCCTGTGTTAAAACCTGCATAGCCTTGGCTACACGCTCAGGCGTTTTTAAGAGGCCTTCCCGCTCCGGGTCCTCCCCAAGTTGCGTGATCGCTTGTTTGTAATGATGAACGAGTGCATCGGTTACAGATTCATCATATATATCTTCTTTTTTATAAGCCATAGTTGCCGGCAATTTAAGATGATGGGTACTCTACAAAATTCCTCGGCGTTTCATACAGGCGGATCATCAGGTCATGATCGCTTTGGATATGGGGCCGCAGGATATTGTAAATTACAATTGCAATGTTCTCTGCAGTAGGGTTTGTATGCTTAAATTCATCAGTGTCCAGGTTCAGATTCCGGTGGTCAAACTTCTCAATCACATTTTTTGCTACCAGCTCGCTCAACACCTTCAGATCGATCACAAAGCCGGTTTGAGGATCCACTTCTCCGGTTACCTTTATTTCCAGCTCGTAGTTATGACCGTGGTAATGCGGTAGCGAACACTTCCCGAAAACGCGTTCATTGGTAGCATCATCCCAGGCCGGATTAAAGAGCCGGTGCGCCGCGTTAAAATGCTCCTTCCTGAATACGGATACTTTCATACTGGACGAATGGTGTGTACAAACTTAACCAAAATACTCCACATAAATCCTGGGGGTCTCATACAGTTTTATGCAGTGGAGGAGTACGCCCTGCGGCAAATGAGGGGTCAGTTCATTCCAGATTGCAATAGCCAGATTTTCTGTACTGCATA
The sequence above is a segment of the Niabella agricola genome. Coding sequences within it:
- a CDS encoding DUF1634 domain-containing protein, producing MMQRNRFSDKTLQTIVGNLLRYGVWLALSVGAVGGIIYLLRHGHEPAQYSSFIENDRHIGQLIKEIITGIKVGSGRAIIFSGIILLFLTPAARLVLSFFSFMIEKDYLYVTITLIVMMIIGISISLGYGH
- a CDS encoding sulfite exporter TauE/SafE family protein, with product MTILAFTCIMLLGAFVAGLIGSLSGLGGGIIIIPLLTIGLGVDIHYAVGAALVSVIATSSGSAAAYVREGITNMRLGIFLEIATTTGAVCGALISTIAPGSFIAVLFGLTLIFSSINSLRKKEEQVLTQSSPLARKLRLDGSYPDAGGRQIRYGTRNVLGGFGMMGIAGMMSGLLGIGSGAFKVIAMDNIMRIPFKVSTTTSNFMMGVTAIASTVIYLQKGYVQPGICMPTMIGVLFGSISGSRILIRSNPKKLRLFFAVIILVLALNMIYHGIAGKI
- the fabD gene encoding ACP S-malonyltransferase, whose protein sequence is MKQAVVFPGQGSQFTGMGKEHYENNAFAKKLFEQGNEILGFRLSDIMFTGTAEELKETKVTQPAVFLHSIVAYKVMENNRPDMVAGHSLGEFSALVANNVLAFEDALQLVAVRANAMQHACELQPSTMAAVLNLPDEKVEEICKAIQDETGEIVVAANYNCPGQLVISGTIKGIEIAVERMKAAGAKRALVLPVGGAFHSPLMEPARKELQEAIEKTAFHQPVCPIYQNVVAKPVMDKEEIKENLIAQLTGAVRWTQSIQSMIANGATRFTEAGPGKVLQGLIQKINKEVEVNGVS
- the folE gene encoding GTP cyclohydrolase I FolE; this encodes MAYKKEDIYDESVTDALVHHYKQAITQLGEDPEREGLLKTPERVAKAMQVLTQGYHLDAHEIINSAKFHEDVSEMIIVKDIELYSLCEHHMLPFFGRAHVAYIPNGWITGLSKIARVVDVYSRRLQVQERLTVQIMNAIKETLNPLGVAVVIEAKHLCMMMRGVQKQNSETTTSAFDGEFQKNSTRSEFLKLISARLS
- a CDS encoding 6-pyruvoyl trahydropterin synthase family protein, yielding MKVSVFRKEHFNAAHRLFNPAWDDATNERVFGKCSLPHYHGHNYELEIKVTGEVDPQTGFVIDLKVLSELVAKNVIEKFDHRNLNLDTDEFKHTNPTAENIAIVIYNILRPHIQSDHDLMIRLYETPRNFVEYPSS